aagtcttcccatgaaattttagccattgaatcacactataatccCTCCAAATCACGAATTGAAAACTGTCAGTagagtgaatatttttcccgccatttttatttttgaaatgttgaagatgaagtgcccctatccttttctggggcgCGAATAGAAGATGGTTGCTGGGGACAAATTTGGgggatgaggatgaatttgggctacgcataaccttgggtgccccttagccaaatttggggtccgtatagcaaatgtcctccaggggtccaaatagcactttttgagcaactttttccacacaagtgtatttctccaaaaacacctacacaaacataaaaacaccaaaataagtacaaaatcaagcactagcaataaagacactgaggacaattcagacacaaaaatgtgtctatcaaatacccccaaacttattatttgctagtcctcgagcaaatataatataaaatgactacacttagcacgtgcagcaagccgttaaaccgctaggtggccctagcggcggagtgttgtctccggagggtttaccagaggtgtactcacaaaacctttactccataccctatatatctacgtagaaccttgaaaggcactaaagtatctccttggttggcatacaatcattaactataggaggaagtaccctgatgcgaaattccaattgttgtacacgagtttgcactcatcatactataattcatatataagtgacaaagctctactcagatagtttctagacatcataatcggagtcaaccaatcatatggaaagattaagaagatggataaagaggaaaatagatggttaaagtgaacggtgtttcccatatctgtctgaaggactcttccaagatgatcctatcctaatggattgagataccggtctgactaatatcaacacaactagcatatacaaggggaccaatggtcgataaacctaactctaggtcaacacaactggcatatacaagggcaccagtggtcgactttattgaatttattccggttggtctgatggtctggtctcaaacttttttttttttggtatctcaatcactctatttcacctaccaatggtaacaacttgagtcgtgtgccccaccaaatcacttaagaaataaaaacagaagggattaggattcaacgagttatggcgaaactaccatgtttttttttaattctaacacctgagctttgtgcttttatgaatagactctttagatgttttcatctaatcaaattggttcctcaactcctactaccaagatgttcccatccacttagattggttagtgccaaccttaataagcataaatttctaggctctggagtttattttttgcaactaaaagctaacaaaaagtttctttcccacctccaaacttaaatctaacattgtcctcaatgttctaaagataaaattaaaatcatgaacaaggagaaactgttaccactcgaatcaaaagagttaaggaaagatattaccgtgttgcatgagattgggttacctcccaagaagtgttaagtttaaagtcttcagccagacatcggaaggaattaatcacctcatagaatcataaagcagtagccggaataactgtgggtcatctggatcaaaaagtgctaaccacaagaagaggaaactacaacaaaccaagaagacatcgaacatacccttgtttaagacaactacatctagttgtggttcaggttcaggctctataaaagggtctaaataaaaagatttcatcggttggatttcctcaaaggcattctgaagatcaggctcaagagtctggaaatactcaactaagaacttagaagcgcataacaaaagcctgaataatttgggatcctctaagtcaatcagttttgactcacacagctgaccacaatgaaagaggtggtattCCTTAacaaaatgtgtcgaccctattttcctaaagtaattaggtttagtctcaaaacttaataaccgacacatctgaaaaatgttcccacaattggaagaaaagtttttggtgggaaaacgaaatcaatcttggtatcatagcatgggttaaccacatcaaccagaggatgggtttctaacaactgagctctcttatggacacaactaggtttaggaaaaagagtatgaagataatcttgtaatatggttgaggcacaaatgtcaagtcctacacgagggaactttctaagagttaaaggtaaggcaccaggaaagtgataatcaccctcaaacttagagttctcagtgtctctaggtagactagtcacaattttcctaatttctaaatcattagattcctgaaaatggtcaattgattcttctaagttgtaatcaggtgcatcctcactcatttttacgagttcactttctttttctaagactgttgtttctaaatcgctaaactcaaaataaactcgttcctctaaaccatcatcacaatcatataaaggattatcagagaaagtttctagtaaaggctcattaactaaagtgttaatcaaagttacttccttcgattcactgataggcacatctaataatggattatccaacacactgcaggctaaaggatcatgaactacatcgtctaaaatggtggtatccctagtcaaatcctcatccttttgaataggtgaataattattaaaattatttggatttgtactagaaacaaaactatcattataaagatcaatcggaataacaaattcctgatcactatgcctatatatttcatgATCTTCATCAATActgtcctcatcataatcatcattataataacatgaaaatgatcgaacctcatctaaacaagtagtgttaccaattataacctcttcatcttgattattataaaaattatcctcattttcacgggtgatataggaaagaatgtattgaaaatcacgagtaattcgagcttctctttcttccgtctctaatccAAGCCTatgtgttgactcagcaaactcatgtgttgactcagttaacttacgtgttgacttaGATAACTACCTGAGGGTATCTTATAAAGAAGTTTCACTCATTTTTActgttctttcgtccataactaagtcatttgtgtccgctaacttatgtgtcgactcaagtaacttacgcgttgactcaagtatcttacgtgcttcatctagaggagaggaattataagaatcttgctcgtatgaccggtgggaaTGTGGAtattaattgggctcaccatggtaagacccataatcttcaaaagtttggtgttcccaaccactattcacactatggtcataaaaagaataatgttcatgttgctcagtagaataatcattgtattagctataccagttcgacatcctaactgcaagggaattctaaacaaacacaaagaaggctgactcgaccacaacaagcctattttatctagcaaacaaaaatcatgatggcttccttagattatttctagaccagcttttattctttcgaaaaggaattcgttacaatctgagaaaacctctctggaatcaatccgagttaaagtaagttgaatagagacgagggaagctcagtgaagctttgatacccaaggcctcaccggcgttacaaggcggcgtattcaactcacataaaccatcatgaactttaaagtatgctcaaaagagtaaccaatattttccgaacgactttcctaataagctcgttaccctatcggtctcgttctagtccaaattttaaggcttaggttcacgtaggttacgtgttcctaaggcgggcaagaaggaaacggtgatgaaatccgagtccttatcttgatttggtcaggccttgccctttactagaaaattaaatccgatttcaggtcctcaacatatatgcatacgaaatcatccagtaaacccgctgacaggggattcgcgggtgtttagaattcttacctcccgttccatacgggggatgaaccgttgaagtcgatccgagccacgactcctatgtcatgtacaaacccgaggggccgaggcgatatcgtaatcgccgtccttccctgtgcagtttatatttaaactaacccttccttagggttttaaaaataaagtccaatgttcaatgtccaaaagaaaagaaaaaaaaatgtccaaaaataaaatattacaaaaataaaaaccttaattacagtttctaataaaataaaataatatacaaaatcttcttcttcattccttttggatttctcttttctttcctttttgggcttttcctttcttttcagcactttcttttttttctttagcttagctccaaatctgaaatcaaacaaaaataccaaaacgcgtaaaaaagaacaaataaaataaaacctaaaaacaaatctatacaaaagtccacgtcggcgacgccaaaaattgatcgaattttatatagtggtaaataaggttgtcgttcactcgaaatttgttgagattgatttaggcttgaatatacaaaatactaaaaacaaagaaaaatatacaaaataaggtcacaagataaagagatactaggacgcgggatttcactacttttcatattcttgtggttcaatcattaattctaaataatatagctcaaacaaaagaagttgtgactctaattctttgccaaaaatagatttcataaaacattagttgtaagttgtgagcatgacgcatcaaaagtgaTTAAAatcaagcatgcgacatcaaacaaaataacaaataattagtagaaatcataacgcaatcaaatctatgcaaaaagtcatataaagaattaattcatttaccacaatcatgagaagttgcttcctccgttgtcccagtaatGGGTTCTAGCTCTTCataataaaaacacactcaaaaagataactcatggatcaaatggtgtttttaatgaagaaataagataaaacagagattcGCAACGCTGTACGAGCGTTACAGAACACACTGTTACGAATAACACCTAAAGAACTGTTGTTCACGAAGATAACTGTTACAATTATGAATAAAGCCGTTACAAATGTTCTGCTGCTGTCACTGTACAGAAACGACTGATTTAttgcgtctgttcttcgtgttcttcacaacgACACTCTTTGTGTGTCGTCTGCAacttcttcttcctgctgctgctgcaactcctcctgcaacGTGATTCTTCGACCTCAGactacccctaactctccatcccctacAATGATTCCGTTACAACCTTTATATAGTCACAGAACCAAgaatatctttgtaataactcTCAAATCTTCTCGCTGTCAAACCataaactcgggaatattttcttccgtgATTTATCTTCTCATGCGCCCGATTGATGCTAACACACTCCAAACATGCAGAAAACTCTTATAAGACTGATTCCAACTCGTCTAAGGCATATACATCCACGTAACTTGAAGAAGCACAACTCAGAGAATCCCGTGACTTCTCACAACTCTGTTTCCCTTACTTGCACGTATTCATCCCATTTTGTCGAAACTAAGCCCATTACCAAGCCTGTCTTGGTCAAACAGGTAGGTACCAACTGATTCCCGTGAAGCTCTCTAACTGAATCTCGTGAAAAACCATCGCAGGAGAAAGATATACTTTCTCGCTAAAAATCCTGTTTTTTCTCCCATTGGaaaatctagccaaatttaatcgaaaCCACCAaacataccacgcctgttacgctcaatcaagtcttccaatgaaattttagccattgaatcacactataatccctccaaatcacgaactgaaaatTGTTAGtaaagtgaatatttttcccgccatttttatttttgaaatgttgaagatgaagtgcccctatccttttctggggtgcgaatagcagatggatGCTGGGGACAAATTTGGgtgatgaggatgaatttgggctacgcataaccttgggtgccccttagccaaatttggggtccgtatagcaaatgtcctccaggggtccaaatagcactttttgagcaactttttccacacaagtgtatttctccaaaaacacctacacaaacataaaaacaccataataagtacaaaatcaagcactagcaatagagacactgaggacaattcagacataaaaatgtgtctatcactcggGTTTGTAAAATTTATGCCCAAGTTTTGCCCAAAGTTTTGAAATACGTTGCCCATGTCCGCCCAACGTTCGGGTTGGGCACGGGTTAGACACGGGCTAGGTGGGTTAACCCAACCCAAGACCCTCCCCAAAGTAATATTGACATCCCCATTTATAAATCGTGAAGAATAAAGGTCTAGATAACACCTCCCCACCATATTTTTCCTCGGAATTTATCTTcgagaaaaatatcgtttggtccttctttaggtgggcccatgtctgtttagtcttttggtcaaacgcctttactctttggtccataattatttaaaaatatttaaatggacaaaaataccctttcgtgttaattttttttgtagcagttcattcttcaagATGAATTCCTGTTAATTttaacttattttttcagaaatcacctaaaaaaacagagttcagtCCTAGAaacgaactccatataaaaacttaaaaaaatagagttcattccagaaatgaactccatataaaaacttaaaaaaaacagagttcattcctagAAATGAACGCAAAACCTTCATcgtatttatcatcatcatcatcatcatcttcatcactagcagagaaaaaaatagagagaatagagaatcgttcatcatcatcttcatcttcttcatcactagcaggaagaaaataaaaaagagaaaaaaagagagagaaattctagatctgaaaatattggagagagaaaagtaaatctaagaatgatttcttctctcttactttttgactatatatatggtccttatccaaaagggtatttctgccactacaagatgacatttacatcatgaCATCACTTTAGGACTAAATAATTTTTagaaccaaactataatttatattaccaaataagaccaaacagacaattgactaggtcaattggattagactctctctaatatattattccaaGGACTATATAGTATTTCCGTTTTATCTTTTTCGTAATTTACCTCGTGCCTTTTACAAGCACGTCTAACCGGAATCGAGAGATAAGAGTTTGGAACTctttatcttttccattttttcaCAGTTcactcttcttttcttcttcgagAGAGCTCCATCTTCAGAGACTGCAACTCAGACCAGGTAAAATCCTAGACTTTCTTCTGTAACTTTTAGGTTTCCCTTCGGTTCTTCTTCTGCTTTTCTATCTgaagtttcttttattttttctttacttaGGGTTTAGTATGATAATTTAACTGCCTAATCAGTATGCTCTTTTATCTTCTGGGATTTACTTTTTCAAAATTCACGAAACTTATTTCAAGAGGGTGTAGTTTACTTGTGAATTTGATAATACAATATACGGATTTCTTAGAAGATAATTCTTGGAGTTAACGATTTTACCTTTATAACCGAATTGTGGGTttgattttttcgatttttttttggaGTAAGTtgtcaaagaaaaaaaacaaccaattagTGTGTAGATGGAACACAGTATATGGTTCCGTAGAATTTCAGTTTCTGAGCAGACTGTGTATGTAGTATGTACTCTTATCAATATGGGCATTATGAGTGTCAGTTGGGTCTGGTTGATAGTTGTTTGGACTTTAGATGAGTATTTAATGAGCGGTCCATTACTTCTGGTGATTTTTGCATGTATTAGATATTTGGACGATATGTTGTCGTAATGATACATAGAGCTTTCTTGGTTCGCTGCTGGTTGTTACCAGAGGGTGTTGTAAACTATACCACAAAAAATGATTTTGTGTCCAGAAGTTTTATTGTAATGTTAAGCTGTTAATATTTTTGCGAATTGTGGTTGTCAGGATAAGTGGTCAATGGCATCCCAGCTAGTCCGCGAATGGATTGGTATCCAGCAGTTCCCTGCTGCAACGCAGACTAAACTGTTTGAGTTACTTGGGAAACTAAAGCAAGAGGTTTGACCCCTCTTTATCACAATGATATTCATGGAAGTGTCTATTCGTCTTTAGCTGTATGTGGGTTAACTATGATAGTGTTTGTTTTTCTAGGAAGTGAGCACATTGACAATTCTTGTAATGGGGAAAGGTGgaggtggaaaatcttcaactgtgAATTCCCTTGTTGGAGAACGAGTTGTAGCTGTCAGTGCATTCCAGGTTGGTTTTCTCATACAACGCTccaacaatttattttttttggtgaaagtTGAGGTTTTAAAAATCTGTTCTTGTAATTTAAGTTCTCTTGGGTGGTTTTTATGCAGTCTGAAGCATCACGACCTGTTATGGTATCACGATCAAGGGCAGGGTTCACATTGAACATCATTGACACCCCTGGACTTATAGAAGGAGGATATGTCAATGATCAAGCTCTTGAGATTATAAAACGGTTTGTCTTGTTTGACTAATTCTAATTTGCATGATGCAGCTTTTGGCACTTTGTATTCATAATTCTAATTCTCACCCTCTCCTTTTCTTATCCTTTCATTAAGGTTGAACATACATTTGATTTGTCTAATGTTACAGGTTTCTTCTGAACAAGACGATTGATGTTTTGCTCTATGTAGACCGCTTGGATGCCTATAGAGTGGATAATTTGGATAGACAAATTATTAAGGCTATTAGTGATAGCTTTGGTAAAGCAATATGGCGTCGAGGTGTGGTTGTCCTCACACATGCTCAGCTCTCTCCGCCTGATGGATTGAATTACGAAAAATTCGTTGAAAGAAGATCAGGTGCGCTTCTGAAGGTTGTCCGCATGGGAGCTCAGATAAAAAATCAAGAACTCCAGGTACAACATTGCTTAGTTTTTAGATCTCTAGATAATTCAGTTCATGGGTTGTCTTTGATGTGAGTAAGAGAATGCAACTTATGTGGCATATTAGAGACTGTACCACTGGAACTCTTAGTTTTAGGCTTAGGTAGAAGTGAATCCGTAAAGGATAACTTGAAATTATACAATCTTCAAGTGATTTAAAATCTATGTAGCTGCTTACTACCCAATGATAGAAGTTATTTTACTAGTTGTTTCCCTGATGTTTGAAGTTGCTAAGCTGAATGGTTTCTTAATTCTGCTATAAACAACTGATCTGAGCTTAAAGTATCCTTTTGTAAGAACTTGTAGACTGTGTGGAGGTGCTCACTGTTTCCATCTGTTTTGAGTAATCAGGTATTccttctttcaaaattttattaataATTTTGCTAGGGATGGGAGGTGTTAGGAGTAAGTAAAACAAAAAATCCACTTAATTTTAAGACCTTAAAATTCGTTTCAAGGTATGTCTTTGACTATATCTGTAGTTTTTAGACTTAGGCGCATTGCAACACAGTGACAGATATTTGGAATTTTCCAATCTCGGGGAACTCCAAATTCTGTGAAGCCCAAATGCAACTAGACTTGTTGTACATTCGTCTCCTCTAATGTGGTATTTTATGAGAACTAATCAC
The nucleotide sequence above comes from Papaver somniferum cultivar HN1 chromosome 8, ASM357369v1, whole genome shotgun sequence. Encoded proteins:
- the LOC113301635 gene encoding translocase of chloroplast 34, chloroplastic-like, whose product is MASQLVREWIGIQQFPAATQTKLFELLGKLKQEEVSTLTILVMGKGGGGKSSTVNSLVGERVVAVSAFQSEASRPVMVSRSRAGFTLNIIDTPGLIEGGYVNDQALEIIKRFLLNKTIDVLLYVDRLDAYRVDNLDRQIIKAISDSFGKAIWRRGVVVLTHAQLSPPDGLNYEKFVERRSGALLKVVRMGAQIKNQELQDFQIPVVLVENSGRCNTNDGGEKILPNGIAWIPHLVQTITDIVSNGSKSILVDKKLIEGPNPNERFKFFIPLILAFQYFGVVKHIQRAIKNDAKSENKPLWELRDLGLANRRY